CGCTGATGGATTTGACCGCTTACCTCAACGAACAACAACAACAGATCGACGCCGCCCTCGATGCCCGGCTGCCACAACCACAGCAACGCCCAGGCCGCCTGCACGAAGCGATGCGTTATTCGGTGTTCGCCGGCGGCAAACGCCTGCGGCCGATTCTGATGATTGCCGCCTGCCAGGCGGTCGGCGGCCAACCGAACCAGGTGCTCGACGCAGCCTGCGCTCTGGAAATGATTCATACCTATTCGTTGATTCACGACGATCTGCCCGCCATGGACGATGATGATCTGCGCCGTGGTCGCCCGACCAGCCACCGTGTCTATGGTGAAGCCTTGGCCATTCTGGCCGGCGACGCCCTGCTCAGCGAAGCCTTTGTCTGGCTGACACGGCCCTGGCCGGGAATCGCCGCCGAACGCCAGTTGCGCGCCACCCAGCTGATTGCCAGCGCCTCGGGCGCTGCCGGGATGGTGGCGGGGCAGGTCGCCGACATGGAAGCCGAAGGACAGGCCGTTGATCTGGCAACCGTCGATTTCATCCATCACCACAAAACCGGCGCCCTGATCCGCGTCGCGCTGCAGGCTGGGGCACTGATCGGTGGCGTCGACGAAACCGGCCTGAAACAGCTGAGTCTGTTCGGCGAAAAAGCCGGCCTGGCTTTCCAGATCGCCGACGATCTGCTCGACGTCGAGGGCCAGCAGGAACAGCTCGGCAAGGATACCGGCCGCGACGCCGCCCGCGGCAAGGCCACCTACCCGGCAGTGCTCGGCATCGCCGAATCCCGCGCCCGGGCCAGCCAGCTGCACAACCAGGCACTGGCCCTGCTTGAACCCTTCGGGCCGGCAGCCGAACCGTTGCGCGCCATATCCGCCTACATCATCGAACGCCGACATTGATCAAAGTACCGGCACTTCCGGTTTTTCGCGGGAATCTCTCATGTCCACATTGCTCCGACAACTCAAGGGTCCGCAGGATCTCAAACAGATGACGCTGGTCGAGTTGCACCAGCTGGCCGATGAACTGCGCGGCCAGATCATCGACACCGTCTCCAGAACCGGCGGCCATCTGGCCAGCTCTCTCGGCATTGTCGAACTGACCCTGGCCCTGCATTATGTGTTTAATTCACCCGACGACCACCTGGTGTGGGATGTCGGCCATCAGGCCTACGCTCACAAGTTACTTACCGGC
This genomic interval from Desulfuromonas thiophila contains the following:
- a CDS encoding polyprenyl synthetase family protein; its protein translation is MDLTAYLNEQQQQIDAALDARLPQPQQRPGRLHEAMRYSVFAGGKRLRPILMIAACQAVGGQPNQVLDAACALEMIHTYSLIHDDLPAMDDDDLRRGRPTSHRVYGEALAILAGDALLSEAFVWLTRPWPGIAAERQLRATQLIASASGAAGMVAGQVADMEAEGQAVDLATVDFIHHHKTGALIRVALQAGALIGGVDETGLKQLSLFGEKAGLAFQIADDLLDVEGQQEQLGKDTGRDAARGKATYPAVLGIAESRARASQLHNQALALLEPFGPAAEPLRAISAYIIERRH